In the Populus trichocarpa isolate Nisqually-1 chromosome 1, P.trichocarpa_v4.1, whole genome shotgun sequence genome, one interval contains:
- the LOC7460514 gene encoding F-box protein PP2-B10 has translation MDMSQVLPEECLAHIISFTSPRDACGSALVSRNFRSAADSDAVWKGFLPSDHVEIISSSPASSSSQLTALSKKELYFHLCNNPILVNNGIMSFALEKHGGKKCYMIGARGLSITWGDTPDYWTWKPLPDQSRFSEVAELRYVWWLDVRGRIDAKIFSPKTTYAAYLVFKLTDSTRGFDERLVELSVNFEESVGEEKLHVFLDVPPDYDMPPLPRERSDGWMEIEMGEFFYDNEDDGSVVAYLREVDNYTTKNGLIIEGIEFRPKEVR, from the exons atggaTATGTCCCAGGTTCTCCCAGAGGAGTGCCTAGCCCACATCATTTCCTTCACATCGCCACGGGATGCTTGCGGATCTGCTCTGGTCTCTCGTAACTTCCGGTCAGCCGCAGATTCTGATGCCGTTTGGAAAGGATTTCTGCCCTCCGATCATGTTGAAATCATATCCTCCTCGCCAGCCTCATCATCCTCACAGCTAACCGCTTTATCCAAGAAGGAACTTTACTTCCATCTTTGTAACAACCCTATCCTCGTCAACAATGGTATCATG aGCTTTGCACTAGAGAAGCATGGTGGGAAAAAATGCTACATGATTGGAGCAAGAGGACTTTCAATTACCTGGGGAGATACACCTGACTATTGGACATGGAAACCCTTACCAGATCAGTCTAg GTTCTCTGAGGTGGCTGAGCTTAGGTACGTGTGGTGGCTTGATGTCAGGGGGAGGATAGATGCTAAAATCTTTTCTCCCAAAACAACCTATGCAGCTTACCTTGTGTTTAAGCTGACTGATTCCACAAGGGGTTTTGATGAGAGACTTGTTGAACTGAGTGTCAACTTTGAAGAAAGTGTGGGCGAGGAAAAGCTCCATGTGTTCCTCGATGTCCCTCCAGACTATGATATGCCTCCACTGCCTCGGGAGAGAAGCGATGGGTGGATGGAGATTGAGATGGGTGAGTTTTTCTATGACAATGAAGATGATGGCAGCGTGGTGGCGTATCTAAGGGAGGTTGATAATTACACTACcaagaatggtctcattattGAAGGAATTGAGTTTAGGCCTAAAGAGGTTAGATGA
- the LOC7496067 gene encoding cellulose synthase-like protein D1, producing MATSTKPKAKNLSSQASTAGRPQQAVKFARRTSSGRIASFSHDEDLDLSGEFSGQNDYINYTVVMPPTPDNQPAWPSSENKSDGPTSRFGSEAQNASRRVGEQEDNYGSRGGNGRSNDNSKTERGMSIMKSNNRSLLSRSQTGDFDHNRWLFETKGTYGVGNAYWSDQDKYGQDSELSKSDFLDKPWKPLSRKIRVPAAILSPYRILVVIRLVLLCFFLGWRVQNPNRDAMWLWGLSIVCEIWFAFSWLLDIFPKYNPINRSTDLAALRDKFEQPSPANPHGRSDLPGVDIFVSTADPEKEPPLVTANTILSILAADYPVEKLSCYISDDGGAILTFEAMAEAVKFAEVWVPFCRKHDIDLRNPDSYFNQKTDHTKNKKRPDFVKDRRWMKREYDEFKVRINGLPEAIRRRSKSFNSKELKKAKSLAREKNGGVLPSEGVGDVPKATWMADGTQWPGTWLDQTADHKKGDHAGILQVMTKVPENEKVMGQPDEKKLDFTGVDIRIPMFAYVSREKRPGFDHNKKAGAMNALVRASAILSNGPFILNLDCDHYFYNCQAIREGMCFMMDRGGDRICYIQFPQRFEGIDPSDRYANHNTVFFDGSMRALDGLQGPVYVGTGCMFRRYALYGFLPPRANEYLGMFGSTKRRAPGQLQDESEAQPLTSHPDLDLPKKFGNSAMFNESIAVAEFQGRPLADHKSVKNGRPPGALLLPRPPLDAPTVAEAIAVISCWCEDKTDWGDKIGWIYGSVTEDVVTGYRMHNRGWRSVYCVTKRDAFRGTAPINLTDRLHQVLRWATGSVEIFFSKNNALFGSRRLKFLQRIAYLNVGIYPFTSFFLVTYCFLPALSLFTGTFIVQSLDISFLIYLLTITVTLTLISLLEIRWSGIGLEEWWRNEQFWAIGGTSAHLIAVIQGLLKVVAGVEISFTLTSKSAGEDEDDIYADLYIVKWTGLFFMPLTIIVVNLVAIVIGCSRTLYSEIPEWGKLMGGLFFSFWVLSHMYPFVKGLLGRRGRVPTIVYVWSGLISITVSLLWISITSENRGKLEV from the exons ATGGCAACCTCAACAAAACCTAAAGCAAAGAATTTGTCATCACAAGCATCAACCGCTGGCCGTCCTCAACAGGCTGTGAAATTTGCACGCCGGACATCTAGTGGACGCATTGCCAGCTTTTCACATGATGAGGATTTGGACTTGTCTGGTGAATTTTCAGGGCAGAATGACTACATCAATTACACTGTTGTCATGCCCCCCACCCCTGATAACCAGCCTGCATGGCCATCCTCAGAAAATAAATCCGATGGGCCTACGAGCCGTTTTGGTTCCGAGGCACAGAACGCTTCCAGGCGGGTAGGAGAGCAAGAAGATAATTATGGAAGCCGTGGTGGCAATGGCCGCAGCAATGACAACTCAAAAACGGAACGAGGAATGTCGataatgaaatcaaataatagATCATTACTGTCAAGGAGCCAAACAGGAGATTTTGATCACAACAGGTGGTTGTTTGAGACAAAAGGAACCTACGGTGTTGGAAATGCGTATTGGTCAGACCAAGACAAGTATGGTCAGGATTCAGAGCTGAGCAAGTCGGATTTTTTGGACAAGCCTTGGAAACCACTCTCTAGGAAGATTAGGGTTCCAGCAGCTATTCTCAGTCCTTACAG GATACTTGTGGTGATCCGTTTGGTACTTCTATGTTTCTTTCTTGGGTGGAGAGTCCAGAACCCCAATCGTGATGCCATGTGGCTGTGGGGCCTGTCTATCGTTTGTGAGATTTGGTTTGCTTTCTCATGGCTGCTAGACATTTTTCCCAAGTACAACCCCATCAACCGATCCACTGACCTTGCTGCTCTGCGTGACAAGTTTGAGCAGCCCTCCCCTGCAAACCCTCATGGCCGGTCAGACCTTCCAGGAGTTGATATTTTTGTCTCCACTGCTGATCCTGAGAAGGAACCTCCACTTGTCACTGCCAACACAATTTTATCGATTCTTGCAGCTGACTACCCTGTTGAGAAGCTCTCCTGCTACATTTCTGATGATGGTGGTGCCATACTCACCTTCGAGGCTATGGCTGAAGCTGTTAAATTCGCAGAG GTTTGGGTACCATTTTGTCGAAAACACGACATTGATCTGAGGAATCCGGATAGTTACTTCAACCAAAAAACTGACCACACCAAAAACAAGAAACGGCCTGATTTTGTCAAGGACCGCAGATGGATGAAGAGAGAGTATGACGAGTTCAAGGTCAGGATTAATGGTCTGCCAGAGGCAATACGAAGGAGAAGCAAATCATTTAACTCTAAGGAGCTGAAGAAGGCAAAAAGTCTCGCCAGGGAGAAGAATGGTGGTGTGTTGCCATCGGAGGGGGTTGGTGACGTCCCTAAAGCTACATGGATGGCCGATGGTACCCAGTGGCCTGGCACATGGCTAGATCAAACAGCGGATCACAAAAAGGGGGACCATGCTGGTATCTTGCAG GTAATGACTAAGGTCCCAGAAAATGAGAAGGTGATGGGTCAGCCAGATGagaaaaaattagatttcaCTGGAGTTGACATCAGGATACCAATGTTCGCATATGTATCGCGTGAAAAGAGGCCTGGCTTTGACCACAACAAGAAGGCTGGAGCCATGAATGCATTGGTTAGAGCTTCAGCTATATTGTCCAATGGACCGTTCATACTCAACTTGGATTGTGATCATTACTTCTATAATTGTCAAGCTATAAGGGAGGGAATGTGCTTTATGATGGACCGTGGTGGTGACCGCATATGCTACATCCAGTTTCCACAAAGATTTGAAGGGATCGACCCCTCCGATCGATATGCAAATCACAACACTGTCTTCTTTGATG GAAGTATGCGAGCACTGGATGGTCTTCAAGGTCCGGTGTATGTAGGAACAGGGTGCATGTTTCGTAGATATGCACTATATGGGTTCCTCCCACCAAGGGCAAACGAGTACTTGGGCATGTTCGGCAGTACGAAAAGAAGGGCTCCGggtcaattacaagatgagtcAGAGGCTCAGCCCCTTACATCGCACCCCGACTTGGACCTGCCAAAGAAGTTTGGGAATTCAGCAATGTTCAATGAGTCCATAGCTGTTGCTGAATTCCAAGGACGGCCGCTTGCTGATCACAAATCGGTGAAGAATGGCAGGCCTCCTGGTGCACTTCTCCTGCCACGTCCTCCTCTAGATGCACCCACAGTTGCTGAAGCAATTGCTGTAATCTCTTGCTG GTGTGAGGACAAGACTGACTGGGGGGATAAGATAGGTTGGATTTATGGCTCAGTCACGGAAGATGTGGTGACTGGTTATCGGATGCACAACCGTGGGTGGCGATCTGTGTACTGCGTAACAAAGAGAGATGCCTTCCGGGGCACAGCACCAATCAACCTCACTGACCGCCTTCATCAGGTGCTACGATGGGCTACTGGTTCAGTTGAAATCTTTTTCTCCAAAAACAATGCCTTATTTGGAAGCCGGCGACTGAAATTCTTACAGCGAATTGCATATCTCAATGTTGGCATTTACCCCTTCACCTCCTTCTTCTTAGTCACTTACTGCTTCCTCCCTGCGCTTTCCCTTTTCACAGGAACCTTCATTGTTCAAAGCCTGGATATAAGTTTCCTCATTTACCTCTTAACCATCACTGTAACACTGACTCTCATCTCCCTTCTTGAAATAAGATGGTCCGGTATTGGGCTCGAGGAATGGTGGCGTAATGAGCAGTTTTGGGCCATTGGCGGAACTAGTGCTCACCTTATTGCTGTGATCCAAGGCCTTCTAAAAGTCGTAGCTGGTGTTGAGATTTCTTTCACGTTAACCTCGAAGTCTGCTGGCGAGGATGAAGATGATATTTATGCTGATCTTTATATCGTCAAGTGGACAGGTCTCTTCTTTATGCCACTTACCATCATAGTAGTCAACCTTGTTGCCATTGTTATTGGGTGCTCGAGGACACTATACAGCGAGATACCAGAATGGGGCAAGTTGATGGGAGGACTCTTTTTCAGCTTCTGGGTGCTGTCTCACATGTATCCATTTGTGAAAGGCCTGTTGGGAAGGAGGGGAAGAGTACCGACAATTGTTTATGTCTGGTCAGGCCTGATTTCCATTACTGTGTCTTTGCTTTGGATTTCAATCACTAGTGAAAATCGTGGAAAACTTGAGGTATAA